The Thermomonospora curvata DSM 43183 DNA segment CGGGGAGATCATCGCCGAGGCGATGGACAAGGTGACCAAGGACGGTGTGATCACCGTTGAGGAGAGCAACACCTTCGGTCTGGAGCTGGAGCTGACCGAGGGTATGCGCTTCGACAAGGGCTACATCTCGCCCTACTTCGTCACCGACCCCGAGCGGATGGAGGCCGTCCTCGACGACCCCTACATCCTGATCGTCCAGGGCAAGGTCTCGGCCAACAAGGACCTGCTGCCGGTCCTGGAGGCCGTGATGCAGGCCGGCAAGCCGCTGCTGATCATCGCCGAGGACGTCGAGGGCGAGGCCCTGGCCACCCTGGTGGTCAACAAGATCCGCGGCATCTTCAAGTCCATCGCGGTCAAGGCCCCCGGCTTCGGTGACCGCCGCAAGGCCATGCTGGGCGACATCGCCACCCTGACCGGCGGCCAGGTCATCTCCGAGGAGATCGGCCTGAAGGTGGAGAACACCACCCTCGACATGCTGGGCAAGGCCCGCAAGGTCGTGGTGACCAAGGACGAGACCACCATCGTGGACGGCGCCGGTGACGCCGCCGAGATCGAGGGCCGGATCAACCAGATCCGCACCGAGATCGAGAACACCGACTCCGACTACGACCGGGAGAAGCTGCAGGAGCGGCTGGCCAAGCTGCGCGGTGGCGTGGCGGTGATCCGGGCCGGTGCGGCCACCGAGGTGGAGCTGAAGGAGCGCAAGCACCGCATCGAGGACGCCGTCCGCAACGCCCAGGCCGCCGTGGAGGAGGGCATCGTCCCCGGCGGTGGCGTGGCCCTGCTGCAGGCCAGCGCCAAGGCCTTCGACAAGCTGGAGCTGACCGGCGACGAGGCCACCGGTGCGGCGATCGTCAAGCGCGCTCTGGAGGAGCCGATCAAGCAGATCGCCGTGAACGCCGGCCTGGAGGGCGGCGTGGTGGTCGAGAAGGTCCGCAACCTGCCTCCGGGCCAGGGTCTGGACGCGGCCACCGGCGAGTACGTGGACATGTTCGAAAAGGGCATCATCGACCCGGCCAAGGTGACCCGCTCGGCCCTGCAGAACGCCGCCTCCATCGCGGCGCTGTTCCTGACCACCGAGGCGGTCATCGCCGAGAAGCCGGAGAAGGAGAAGGCCCCGGCCGCGCCGGGCGGCGGCGACATGGACTTCTGATCCCGCCCATCGCATAGCACGGCGACACACGAGGGCGGCCCCGGACTCCCGGGGCCGCCCTTCGCCGTCCGGGCCCGGCCGGCGAGTCCACGGGCGGGCACACAAGACGGCGAGAATTGGCCATACTGCGGAATGTGACGGAACTGTTCAACCTCCCCTCGCTGCGGGTGGAACAGCCACGCAAAGTGATCGCCACCCGCAACCAGTACGACTACTTCGACCCTCAGGGCACCAAGGTCGCCTCGGCGCTGGAGACCAGCGAACGGACCAAGCTCACGGCCGTGCGGGCCGCCCTGCCCGGCAGCGTCCTGGCCGGCGCCCGGACGCTGCTGCTGCGCGACGCCGCCGAAAAACCCCTGCTCATCATCGAGAAACACGCCTCCAACCGCTACACCCGCATCCGCCGCCCCAACCTGGACGCCCAAGGCGACGCCATGTTCGAAGGCGAGGTGGTCGGCACCATCCAGGCCGCCCGGACCACCCGCCACTACACCCTCACCGACGCCGAAGAGAAGACGATCGGCAAGGCCACCGGGGACCTGGGGCTGAAGAAGTTCGCCGTGACCGACGCCGACGACCGGCACGTCGCCCAGGTCGACAAGAAGTGGGCCGGGCTGCGGGCGGAGCTGTTCACCCACGCCGACCGCTACACGATCGACTTCGTGGCCAACCGGATCGACGAGAGGCTGCGCCCCCTCATCCTCACCCTCCCGGTCGTCCTCGACCTCACCCTGCACGAAAGCAAAGACATCCTCTAAGAAGCCGCCGGCCGTGGGCGCGGCCGGCAGCCCACGCCGCGCACGGTCTCGACGCGGGGAGGCGCCCAGCTTGCGCCGCGGGCAATGGATGCAGACGTCCACGATGCCGGAGACGGGGCCGAAGTCGAAGCCCCGCACGTGACTGAGCGGCTGCTCACGGGTCAGCACCTGGTCGGGATGCCGGCAGAACATCTCGGCCAGGGCGAACTCCCGGGCGGTCGGATCGGCCGTGCGTGCGGCCACCCGGGCCCGCGGATCCGAACTCAGATCCCGCCGGTTCGAGCATCGTCCTCCTGCCCGGGGGTGCCCCGGCCGCTCTCCGCATCCGGCCCAAAGGAAGCAGCGCCCTCGGCAGTCCGCCCGTTCGTTCCCTCTGGCCAGGGACCAGGCGGCAGAACCAAGGTCCCCTCCGGCCAGCCGCCTCCGTACGCCGGCCGCGACGGCAGGGTCCAGGACGAACCGTGCGCCGTCTTCCAACACGTTGTCCACATAGGCCGTCCCGCCGTGCGCCTTGGCGATGGACGCCACGATGACCAGCCCCGGTCCGCGCTTGTCTCGCTTCCTCCCGCACCGGCAGGGCCGCAGACGTCGCTTCAGGACCCGCACCCGCACGTATCTGGACAGTGAGGGGTGCATGCCGGAGCAGAAACTTTCCGGTGCCCGGGGAGTCACCGACAAGCGGCGCATACGCTACGACGCCGCTCATCGGGCGGGACTCACCGACGAGGCCATGCGCTTCCTGGAGGACGGCCTGCCCACCGCGTACCGGATGAACTCACCGGACGTCCTGGTCCCCACGGCGACCACCGGCTGTTTGCGCGCCACGTTCGTGCCAACCCCGACGCCGAGCCGGGTGATCTTCGACGCCGGCCTCGCCTGCGTCCGCAAGAGGCGGTCGGTGGCCGCGGACCCCGCCGGGTATCGGTGGAGTCGAAGACCGGGCACGCCGACGCCCCGGTGGACCGGCTGTTGCCGCAGCCTCGGGGTTCATCCGGTGAGTATCGGCAAGTACCGCCTGGCCGTGGCTGTCCTCTATCCCCGCGGGCCAATCCCCGGCGCCCGGTGCTGCGCCGCTATTTCGGCGGCCAGGACCGGGGAGGCCCTTGGGACCGCATGCCCTCCGAACGCGTGCGCTGAGCGGCTGTGCGACGCGGTGTTCTCGGACGAAGCGGAAACGGCGGCCGGAGCGGGGAATCCTCATCCACGGTGGCGGGAGCACCGAAATTCTGGCCCAGGTTTCGTCGATTCTTTGCCGCCCCTACGGGATTTCCCGACGAGGAAACCTCGATGGTTCCTTGCGATATTTCATTTTCGCAGGCTGCAGGGGGCATTGCAGGCAATGATGAGGTCGTGCTCCGGGCCGGGACGGTGAGATTTTCCGAGAACGTGGCCAAGGAGCCGGGACAGGAGCCCTGCTGGTGTCCGGTGCTGCAACGTCCCAGGTCACAGCGTCGTCCCTGAGTGGGAAATCCTTACTCTCGACCTGCGGGGAGGGCATGTTGGAAAAGGTTCGGCAGTGAGGTACCCACGCTTGGGTTCCGGGGAGCAGAGGCTGGAGGGGGATGTGGCCTCCCCCGCCGGATCGGGCCGCGCCACCGGATTTGCAACAGAAAGATCTTCAGAACCTTTCCCGAAGCGTCTGCCGGCGGTACGTTCCTCATGTGCGGGCCATGCCGGGAGACATCGACGGGTGGTGGGTCTCGCCCGCCGTCCCGATGATCGCTGACTGCGCTCTCGCCGCGCTGTGGGCCTTCACCGCCGTCGGCGGCTGGGGAGAGAAGGCGTTCTGTGAGATCTCCGGCCGTCTCGACCCGAGCTGCACCGACGGGTTCGCCACCGCCGTGCTGGCCTCCCTGCTCGTGGCCGTCCCGGCGGCCCTCGCCGTCCTGCTGGCCTGGGCGCTGCCCGCGGTGCGGCGCCGTCCCGGGCGGCTGGTCGGGACGCTGACCTTCGCCGCCGCCCTGTGGGCGCTCGCCGAGGGGGTCGTCTTCGTCGGCGGAACCCTGGCTCAGCCGTAGCGGGCCGGCCGGTTCCCGCAAGACCCGTCGCAGATGGTCTCAGTCGGGATGTTTACGCAGGTGGTGCCCTGGGAAGGAGGAGGAGTCCACAGCCCGCAGGGGGAACGAAGGGCAACGGGGGACTCCCGGGCCGCGTGTGTCGGTTTGACGTAAGGCGGCCAGGGGCATAACGTTCTCTTCGCCCCACGGGGAGCGGGACGCCGAGCAGGCGGCCGGCCCAGGGGAACCACCAGCGGACTGACAGGGCATGGCTCGCCGTGCCCGGGCAGCGATGGTGGGTCGGAGAGGCCGGGTCCTTGGATCCAAGCCGATCCGATGTGCGACCACCGCCTTGAAGAGCGTGTCTTCGGGCATGCCCGGAAAGGCGAATCAGAAAAGTCGGCGAATTTGACTCGCCGGACGGATCTGATAACCTGAAATTGGTCGCCCCGGGAAAAGGGGTTCGCAAGAATCCCGAGCCTGGTGGGTGTCCGTTTCTTGAGAACTCAACAGTGTGTCAAAAGCCAGTGCCTTGTGTCAGCCTCTGCCTGGTGTGGGTGGGGGTTGTGGTTCCTCGTCAGAGGATGATGTTGTTGGGATCGTTTGATCTCGTCTGAAGGTTTGGCTCACCTGGTGTGTTTGTGCCGGGTGGGTGTGTGGCCTTTGGTGGAGAGTTTGATCCTGGCTCAGGACGAACGCTGGCGGCGTGCTTAACACATGCAAGTCGAGCGGAAAGGCCCCTTCGGGGGTACTCGAGCGGCGAACGGGTGAGTAACACGTGAGTAACCTGCCCTCGACTCTGGGATAAGCCTGGGAAACTGGGTCTAATACCGGATATTCACCTTCTGTCGCATGGTGGGGGGTGGAAAGTTCCCTCTTTTTGGGGGTTCGGTCGGGGATGGGCTCGCGGCCTATCAGCTTGTTGGTGGGGTGACGGCCTACCAAGGCGACGACGGGTAGCCGGCCTGAGAGGGCGACCGGCCACACTGGGACTGAGACACGGCCCAGACTCCTACGGGAGGCAGCAGTGGGGAATCTTGCGCAATGGGCGAAAGCCTGACGCAGCGACGCCGCGTGGGGGATGAAGGCCTTCGGGTTGTAAACCCCTTTCAGCACCGACGAAGTTTGGACGGTAGGTGCAGAAGAAGCGCCGGCTAACTACGTGCCAGCAGCCGCGGTAATACGTAGGGCGCGAGCGTTGTCCGGAATTATTGGGCGTAAAGAGCTCGTAGGCGGCTTGTCGCGTCTGTCGTGAAAGCCCACGGCTTAACCGTGGGTTTGCGGTGGATACGG contains these protein-coding regions:
- a CDS encoding phospholipid scramblase-related protein translates to MTELFNLPSLRVEQPRKVIATRNQYDYFDPQGTKVASALETSERTKLTAVRAALPGSVLAGARTLLLRDAAEKPLLIIEKHASNRYTRIRRPNLDAQGDAMFEGEVVGTIQAARTTRHYTLTDAEEKTIGKATGDLGLKKFAVTDADDRHVAQVDKKWAGLRAELFTHADRYTIDFVANRIDERLRPLILTLPVVLDLTLHESKDIL
- a CDS encoding VTC domain-containing protein, which gives rise to MTSPGPRLSRFLPHRQGRRRRFRTRTRTYLDSEGCMPEQKLSGARGVTDKRRIRYDAAHRAGLTDEAMRFLEDGLPTAYRMNSPDVLVPTATTGCLRATFVPTPTPSRVIFDAGLACVRKRRSVAADPAGYRWSRRPGTPTPRWTGCCRSLGVHPVSIGKYRLAVAVLYPRGPIPGARCCAAISAARTGEALGTACPPNACAERLCDAVFSDEAETAAGAGNPHPRWREHRNSGPGFVDSLPPLRDFPTRKPRWFLAIFHFRRLQGALQAMMRSCSGPGR
- the groL gene encoding chaperonin GroEL (60 kDa chaperone family; promotes refolding of misfolded polypeptides especially under stressful conditions; forms two stacked rings of heptamers to form a barrel-shaped 14mer; ends can be capped by GroES; misfolded proteins enter the barrel where they are refolded when GroES binds), with the translated sequence MAAKMIAFDEEARRGLERGMNQLADAVKVTLGPKGRNVVLEKKWGAPTITNDGVSIAKEIELEDPWEKIGAELVKEVAKKTDDVAGDGTTTATVLAQALVREGLRNVAAGANPMALKRGIEAAVERVSEELSKLAKDVETKEQIASTASISAGDTRIGEIIAEAMDKVTKDGVITVEESNTFGLELELTEGMRFDKGYISPYFVTDPERMEAVLDDPYILIVQGKVSANKDLLPVLEAVMQAGKPLLIIAEDVEGEALATLVVNKIRGIFKSIAVKAPGFGDRRKAMLGDIATLTGGQVISEEIGLKVENTTLDMLGKARKVVVTKDETTIVDGAGDAAEIEGRINQIRTEIENTDSDYDREKLQERLAKLRGGVAVIRAGAATEVELKERKHRIEDAVRNAQAAVEEGIVPGGGVALLQASAKAFDKLELTGDEATGAAIVKRALEEPIKQIAVNAGLEGGVVVEKVRNLPPGQGLDAATGEYVDMFEKGIIDPAKVTRSALQNAASIAALFLTTEAVIAEKPEKEKAPAAPGGGDMDF